AATCTACCTTGTCCCTGCAAGTCTTTTCTTTATCCTGGCTGTTCCCCTCTTTCAGAGGGGTGTCTGCGGAGCAGACGGGGTGTTTTTGTCGAAGTTCCACCTACCCCGTCAGGCTTCGCCTGAGGTCCCTTCAAGGAAGGGGAATAAACTCAAAACTTAAAGATCAAAACTCAAAACTCTTTTAACAATGGCTTTTCTCTTTCTCCTTCCCCTTACCCTATGGCTATATCTCCCTATCCGCTCAAGCATGCACCCTCCCCTTAACTGGGGCTGCCCTGATAACTGGCAAAGGTTTGTTGAGCATTTAAGTGCAAAGAGCTATCAAAGGAATGTAGTAGCATTGTCTATTGGAAGCTTAAAATCCCGAATTATCCCCCATCTTGGCTTTTTTACCCATCAATTCAATATCTGGCTCATTTTCCTTGGTCTTCTTGGCCTTATATTCCTGCTTGCAAAAAGCCCAAAACTTGGTGTATTCTTATTGTTGATGGCAATTACAAACATGCTTCTTGCTATAAGATACGACATCTCAAACATTGAGGATTATTACATCCCTTCATTTCTTATCCTTTGCCTTTTAATTGGCTACTTTCTTTTTTCTCTACTTTCTCTTTCTTCTAAACTAATCCCTATTCCCTATTCCCTAATCCCTAAAACCGCCCTCTCTCTGCTTTTTCTTATTCTTCCCATCCAGCAGTGCAAAGCAAATTACCATTCCTCCGACCACTCTGACCATTATATTGCCTATGATTATGGAAGGAATATGTTAGACCCTTTAAGAGATAAGGCTTTGGTTTTTTTGGAAGGTAGAATAGATCAACCTATCTTTTTATTTTGGTATCTTCAAAATATTGAAAATCTACGCAACGATGTGGCAGTTGTTGAGATAAACCTTTTACCTTTTCAATATTATATAAATGAACTTAAAGAAAAGTATTCTGATATAAATCTTACAAGTCCTATATATATTCAAATTATAGAGAATAATCTGAAAAATAGGCCACTTTATGTAAGGTACGATGAAAGGTTAATGGAAATGTATAAAGCTTACAGTTTAATTCCAGAAGGAATTTTTTGGAGGGTAGTAGAAAAGGTAGATGACAAAAAGGTGTATGAAGAAATCCTTACAAATAAGGTGGATTTTAAGATTAGGGAGATAAAATTTTTTGTGAAGGAAAATATTTCTCTTGAAGATAGGGGTATAATTCAAATAATCTTGCTTTATGGCCGTACTTTTGATACTAGAGGAAATTATTATGCCCTTTTCCAACAGCATAACTTGGCTATTGGAGAGTTTGAAAGAGCTATTGAACTATTAAATAAATTGGGCATGGATAAAGCAAAAAAAGAGCGTGAAGTAGCCATTGCATTTTTTATCAGTGTTCTTTATCATCTTGGCAACACCTTTCATCAGCAGGGAGATTTAGATAAGGCTATTTTTGAATTTGAAAAGGGATTAAAGTTATCTCCAGAAAATATTAACCTTCACGGTCAATTAGGGGTTGTTTATTTTGAAAAAGGCTTGAAGGATAAGGCAATAAAGAAGTTTGAGACAATTCTTAAACTTGAGCCAAATAATATCCAGGCAAGACAAAATCTTGCCATACTTAAGAAACAATGAATAAGAAACTTTTGTTTAGTTTGTTGGGTTTGCTTTTTGCAACAATTGCCCATCCCAGTTCTTACTATGGCACCTGGACCCTCGCAGGCCATCCCTATGTAATTACAGAGGATAGCTATGTGCCCTCTACCCTAACTTTAACTATTGAGCCAGGCGTAGTGGTGAAGTTTGCCGCTAATACATCGCTTACTGTTTATGGTACATTGAATGCTGTTGGAACAGAGTCTGGGACGATTACTTTTACATCGTTGAAAGATGATATTGTTGGAGATACCAATGGGGATGAAGGGGCAACATCGCCTGCGGCTGGGGATTGGAAGATGATTAAGTTTAGTGGAAGTAATGCAAAAGGGACAATAAGCTATTGTGATATTGGATATGCAAAATCCAAAATGTATCAAAAGATTAAAGAGGGTTTGAAAGGGGGTGGTTAAAATAGAAAGCGTTGCAAAAAAAGAGGTTTTGGAAGAATTAGAAAGATTGCCCGATTATGCTGTTTGTGAAGTGGCAGATTTCATCCGTTTTTTAAGGTTTAAAACAACTGAGCCTTCCCAGGCATATTTTTGGACCGAGGAATGGCAAAAGGGAGAAAATCTGGTTGATACAGCACTTCGTGAAGGCAAGTACTGTGATTTTGATGATCCAAACCAGGCTTTAGAATG
The window above is part of the bacterium genome. Proteins encoded here:
- a CDS encoding tetratricopeptide repeat protein translates to MAFLFLLPLTLWLYLPIRSSMHPPLNWGCPDNWQRFVEHLSAKSYQRNVVALSIGSLKSRIIPHLGFFTHQFNIWLIFLGLLGLIFLLAKSPKLGVFLLLMAITNMLLAIRYDISNIEDYYIPSFLILCLLIGYFLFSLLSLSSKLIPIPYSLIPKTALSLLFLILPIQQCKANYHSSDHSDHYIAYDYGRNMLDPLRDKALVFLEGRIDQPIFLFWYLQNIENLRNDVAVVEINLLPFQYYINELKEKYSDINLTSPIYIQIIENNLKNRPLYVRYDERLMEMYKAYSLIPEGIFWRVVEKVDDKKVYEEILTNKVDFKIREIKFFVKENISLEDRGIIQIILLYGRTFDTRGNYYALFQQHNLAIGEFERAIELLNKLGMDKAKKEREVAIAFFISVLYHLGNTFHQQGDLDKAIFEFEKGLKLSPENINLHGQLGVVYFEKGLKDKAIKKFETILKLEPNNIQARQNLAILKKQ